One Corynebacterium tuberculostearicum DNA window includes the following coding sequences:
- a CDS encoding MarR family winged helix-turn-helix transcriptional regulator: MTQQHEEKGPAQSPSTYEDAVEVARSIQPSLNKLILIFQRTAEGSSLTTSQVSIMNQLRMRGPSRVSTIAQAELIRMPTASNALYQLERRGYVERHRDEEDRRGVLVALTQLGESELAIVSQQRASALAEIMRWLEPKDLETANDVATVISKLADVYRPTMHGEQR; this comes from the coding sequence ATGACGCAGCAACATGAGGAGAAGGGCCCCGCTCAATCCCCGTCTACGTACGAGGATGCTGTCGAGGTCGCGCGTTCCATCCAGCCGTCGCTCAATAAGCTCATTCTTATTTTCCAGCGCACGGCGGAAGGCTCTTCATTGACCACCTCGCAGGTGTCCATCATGAACCAGCTGCGTATGCGCGGACCGTCCCGCGTTTCCACCATCGCGCAGGCAGAACTTATCCGCATGCCCACCGCCTCCAACGCGCTCTATCAGCTAGAGCGCCGCGGCTACGTGGAACGCCACCGCGATGAAGAGGACCGCCGCGGCGTCTTGGTAGCGCTGACGCAACTAGGCGAATCCGAACTAGCCATCGTCTCGCAGCAGCGCGCCTCCGCCCTAGCAGAGATCATGCGGTGGCTCGAGCCGAAGGATTTGGAGACCGCGAACGACGTTGCCACCGTCATCTCCAAGCTGGCTGATGTCTATCGCCCCACAATGCACGGCGAACAGCGCTAG
- a CDS encoding inositol-3-phosphate synthase — MSEKVKVAIVGVGNCATSLIEGVEFYRNAAADADIPGLMHAQFGPYHVGDVEFVAAFDVDADKVGKDLAEATRSSRNCTISITDVPELGVTVQRGPTLDGLGRYYQESIAESEAPLADVPATLRQSGADVVVSYLPVGSEEANKFYAQAAIDAGCAFVNALPVFIASDPVWAKKFEDAGLPIVGDDIKSQVGATITHRVMAKLFEDRGVRLERTMQLNVGGNMDFKNMLERERLESKKISKTQAVTSNLHNSPIAGKREDRNVHIGPSDYVEWLDDRKWAYVRLEGSAFGEVPLNLEYKLEVWDSPNSAGIIIDAVRAAKIALDRGVAGPVLAASSYLMKSPPVQKADDVARAELEDFIAGN; from the coding sequence GTGTCCGAAAAAGTAAAGGTCGCCATCGTGGGCGTCGGCAACTGCGCCACGTCCCTCATTGAAGGCGTGGAGTTTTATCGCAACGCCGCGGCCGATGCAGATATTCCCGGTTTGATGCACGCCCAGTTTGGCCCGTACCACGTAGGCGATGTGGAATTCGTTGCCGCCTTCGACGTGGATGCGGACAAGGTGGGCAAGGATCTGGCGGAGGCTACGCGCAGCTCCCGCAATTGCACCATTTCCATTACCGACGTCCCTGAGCTGGGCGTTACCGTGCAGCGCGGTCCTACCCTGGACGGCCTCGGCCGGTACTACCAAGAATCCATCGCGGAATCGGAAGCCCCGCTTGCCGACGTCCCCGCCACACTCCGCCAGTCCGGCGCCGACGTCGTAGTCTCCTACCTACCGGTGGGCTCTGAAGAAGCGAATAAGTTCTACGCCCAGGCGGCCATCGATGCCGGCTGCGCCTTTGTCAATGCCTTGCCGGTCTTTATTGCCTCTGATCCGGTATGGGCGAAGAAATTCGAAGACGCCGGGCTGCCCATCGTGGGCGATGATATTAAGTCCCAGGTGGGCGCGACCATTACTCACCGCGTCATGGCGAAGCTTTTTGAAGATCGCGGCGTGCGTTTGGAGCGCACCATGCAGCTCAATGTAGGCGGCAATATGGATTTTAAGAATATGCTCGAGCGCGAGCGCCTCGAATCCAAAAAGATCTCCAAGACGCAGGCCGTAACCTCTAACCTGCACAACTCACCCATCGCCGGCAAGCGGGAGGACCGCAACGTCCACATCGGACCTTCCGATTACGTGGAATGGCTTGATGACCGTAAGTGGGCCTATGTCCGCTTAGAGGGTTCCGCCTTCGGCGAAGTACCGCTGAACTTGGAGTACAAGCTGGAGGTCTGGGACTCGCCAAACTCCGCCGGCATCATCATTGATGCCGTGCGCGCCGCCAAGATTGCTCTCGATCGCGGGGTGGCGGGCCCGGTACTGGCTGCCTCGTCCTACTTGATGAAATCCCCGCCGGTGCAAAAGGCCGATGACGTGGCGCGCGCCGAGCTAGAAGACTTTATTGCCGGAAACTAA
- a CDS encoding DUF5318 family protein, protein MIRVNSVAYKHVLSHEWERAHHLREFRAGQLTREDVCDADFLLRAAAEHHGRTMDKECPVCGEPLRLTRWVYGENLGRRAGSARSEKEIAEFVAEGLEFTVHEVEVCRQCRWNHLLRSATAFNAC, encoded by the coding sequence ATGATCCGGGTGAATTCCGTTGCCTATAAGCACGTGCTCTCCCATGAGTGGGAGCGCGCCCACCACTTGCGCGAATTTCGCGCCGGGCAGCTCACGCGGGAGGACGTGTGCGATGCTGACTTTTTGCTGCGCGCCGCAGCTGAGCACCACGGGCGCACCATGGATAAGGAATGCCCCGTGTGCGGCGAGCCTTTGCGGCTCACGCGCTGGGTCTATGGCGAGAACCTCGGCCGTCGCGCCGGGAGCGCCCGCAGTGAGAAAGAAATAGCGGAGTTTGTAGCTGAGGGCTTGGAGTTTACGGTGCACGAGGTGGAGGTATGCCGCCAGTGCCGGTGGAACCACTTGTTGCGTTCTGCTACTGCATTTAACGCGTGTTAG
- a CDS encoding transglycosylase domain-containing protein, with amino-acid sequence MTEKESTGKSTKVARPSKKQATKKRRIWPWVVLAFLLVFVALPAGLFAYAYSQYSVPEPKDLANNQVSTIYAGDNQTQLARLVPPEGNRTHVQLDEIPEYVQDSVLAAEDRDFWDNSGFSFTGLGRAVVGKVTGNEDAGGGSTITQQYVKNTLVGNEYSYVRKIRELIYSVKMTNEWDKEDILNAYLNTVYFGRNAYGIQAASNAYFDKDAKDLTPEEGAMLAGLIQSPSGLDPRVNQEGSEDRWNYVLDGLVDMGDLTQEQRDGMVFPETRDPAEYSAYTEAPGANGHIKDQVIRELEEVGITENEVSTGGLRITTTIDMNVQNNTIQAVDDQMAPLQEDARAASVTIDPKTGAVRGYFGGHDSNGWDYANSPLQTGSTFKIMTLAAALQQGISLDTNYSSAPYQLPGSDVVTNVGGGCGVCNLREATKQSLNTSFLRLQEDLKNGTQDTADMAHALGVAKSLPGIEKTLTENGKQPFEGIVLGQYQSRPLDMATAMSTLANQGVWHNPHFVQRVENAAGEVLYEHPEDEGERRVSSNVANNVIEAMEPVAAWSNGALAGGRVSASKTGTTQMGDTGNNKDAWMVGATPQLATAVWVGTADNTSAIFDQYGGIMYGAGAPTKIWKAVLDNSLANSEFQNFPAAYPLGFGNMGAGTAAPAYDPSWDSGAGDTQDYEAPAEQAAPEEETKPAQPENKPESPKPAPKPQRGNGNSGNGGNSGNSNQAPAQPEAPSLDDLIGPDSDLADLLG; translated from the coding sequence GTGACCGAGAAGGAATCTACCGGCAAGTCCACTAAGGTGGCTCGCCCCAGCAAAAAGCAGGCGACAAAGAAGCGCCGCATCTGGCCGTGGGTCGTTTTGGCGTTCCTACTGGTCTTTGTAGCACTGCCCGCAGGACTTTTTGCCTACGCATACTCGCAATACTCCGTTCCGGAGCCGAAGGACCTAGCCAATAACCAGGTCTCCACCATCTATGCGGGTGATAATCAGACCCAGCTCGCCCGCTTGGTGCCGCCGGAAGGCAACCGCACCCACGTGCAGCTGGATGAAATCCCGGAATACGTGCAGGACTCCGTGCTGGCCGCGGAGGACCGTGACTTTTGGGATAACTCCGGCTTCTCCTTCACCGGCCTCGGCCGCGCCGTGGTTGGTAAGGTAACCGGCAATGAAGATGCTGGCGGCGGTTCCACCATTACCCAGCAGTATGTGAAAAACACGCTGGTGGGTAACGAATACTCCTACGTGCGCAAGATTCGCGAGCTCATCTACTCGGTGAAGATGACCAATGAGTGGGATAAGGAGGATATTCTCAATGCCTACCTCAACACCGTGTACTTCGGCCGCAATGCCTACGGCATCCAGGCGGCATCCAACGCCTACTTTGATAAGGACGCCAAGGACCTCACTCCGGAGGAAGGCGCCATGCTCGCCGGCCTCATTCAGTCCCCGTCCGGCCTCGACCCGCGCGTGAACCAGGAGGGCTCCGAGGACCGCTGGAACTACGTCCTTGATGGCTTGGTAGACATGGGTGACCTCACCCAGGAACAGCGCGATGGCATGGTCTTCCCAGAGACCCGCGACCCAGCTGAGTACTCTGCCTACACCGAAGCCCCAGGCGCTAATGGCCACATCAAGGATCAGGTCATCCGCGAACTGGAAGAGGTAGGCATCACCGAAAACGAGGTGTCCACCGGCGGCCTGCGCATCACCACCACCATCGACATGAATGTGCAAAACAACACCATTCAGGCAGTCGATGACCAGATGGCTCCGCTGCAAGAGGATGCGCGTGCGGCTTCCGTGACCATCGATCCGAAGACCGGTGCGGTCCGCGGATACTTTGGCGGCCACGATTCCAATGGTTGGGACTACGCCAACTCCCCGCTGCAGACCGGTTCTACTTTCAAGATCATGACCCTTGCGGCCGCCTTGCAGCAGGGCATCAGCCTAGATACCAATTACTCGTCCGCTCCGTACCAGCTGCCTGGCTCGGATGTTGTCACCAACGTGGGCGGCGGCTGCGGCGTGTGCAACCTGCGCGAGGCTACCAAGCAATCCCTGAATACCTCCTTCCTTCGCCTGCAGGAAGACCTCAAGAACGGCACGCAGGACACCGCAGATATGGCGCACGCCCTTGGCGTGGCTAAGTCCCTGCCGGGCATTGAAAAGACGCTGACGGAAAACGGCAAGCAGCCATTCGAAGGCATTGTTCTGGGCCAGTACCAGTCCCGCCCGCTCGATATGGCCACCGCAATGTCCACCCTGGCTAACCAGGGCGTGTGGCATAACCCGCACTTTGTGCAGCGCGTAGAAAACGCTGCCGGCGAAGTGCTGTACGAGCACCCCGAAGACGAGGGCGAGCGCCGCGTATCGTCCAACGTGGCTAATAACGTCATCGAAGCCATGGAGCCGGTGGCCGCATGGTCTAATGGCGCTCTTGCCGGTGGCCGTGTTTCCGCCTCAAAGACCGGCACCACTCAGATGGGCGATACCGGAAATAACAAGGATGCCTGGATGGTCGGTGCCACCCCGCAGCTGGCTACCGCCGTGTGGGTAGGTACCGCGGACAACACCTCCGCCATCTTCGATCAGTACGGCGGCATCATGTACGGCGCCGGCGCGCCAACCAAGATTTGGAAGGCCGTGCTGGACAACTCCCTGGCCAACTCCGAATTCCAAAACTTCCCGGCTGCCTATCCGCTGGGATTCGGCAACATGGGCGCCGGAACGGCTGCTCCGGCCTATGACCCGAGCTGGGATAGCGGCGCTGGCGATACCCAGGACTACGAGGCCCCTGCCGAGCAAGCAGCTCCGGAAGAGGAAACCAAGCCGGCTCAGCCGGAGAACAAGCCGGAGAGCCCGAAGCCTGCCCCGAAACCGCAACGCGGCAATGGCAATAGCGGCAATGGTGGCAATAGCGGTAATAGCAACCAGGCACCGGCCCAGCCAGAGGCGCCGTCGTTGGATGACCTCATCGGCCCCGATAGCGACTTGGCAGACCTCCTAGGGTAG